The nucleotide sequence CAgagtaaattaattaaatgattTTGTATGTATAGGTTATATGTCttaatatttattcattttaaacatctttactgtgaataaactgtattTTGAATGGAaactttcatttgtttgtttagttATTTGATCATCACCTGACCTGGCCGTGCTTGGGAGTGAACCACAGTTTAATATTCTGTTAACACACATCAACCCTCTCATGTTCAGTTCAGGACACTCAGTTTGGTAATTTCATTATTATCATCCATGGCACTCCTACTTTTGATCTTTAATCCCAAGTCCTTTGATCACTGATCTAAAGTCACAGATCTGACCTATAACCCTTTATCGGGATTCCTTTTGTTCATATCCTGCTTTTATCTACATTCTGACATTTTAAAATCTTATCTTTTTATCCTTGAACTGAGATCACAATCCTGAATTCTTTAATCCTAATCAAGGGACAGACCCTACCTATGATCCTTGAACTTTGATCCAGATTCCTTTTAAGCTCATcttgttttgacctttgatcctaattccaCTCTAGTTCTCTTTCCAGGATCAAAACAACCAGGAATCTAAATCAAAGTTAAATGATGATGATCAAAAGGTCAGGCTGCAGCTTTTGATGCCAAGTCCTTTGAGCCAAAATCAGaacaagagaggcagagagagacacCGATAAACAGCAACATACACAACCTTAGACAAGCTTCAAATGTAAACTaaagatttaaaaataataaaaaaacataatACACAAATATGAAAGGAACAATGCCATAACGATCAAAGCAAAGAGCAATCAAGTCAGGATgaaaggtcaggatcaaagaccagTGATCATTAAGTCACAATGCAATAGCAATAGTGTGCCAAAACAAGTGAGACCCTTGCTTTCAACATATGTATGTAACTGGTGCATGTTGTgtgtcgcatttgtttgtttttttttgggtttttttaatcAAAACGCATCAATTTGAATGATTTGGGAGAAATTTTACTATTGTATTAATAAAAACGACCTTGTTCACACCAGCTGAGTAGCTTTAGGAAATATAGCTTTTATTTCTGTCAGGAGACATTGTATACTTTGTTCCTAaatcaaaataaacaaattaGCTGTAATAAAACAGCGAAATATTAAAAATGTTGGATCCAAAAATACTAAGATGCACTAACATTAGCAATAATACAGAGGGAGCACTGATGAGGTGGGTTATCAAAAATATGGAAACTTTAAAAAGCTGCATTAAATCTAACTAATCATAAAGCATAAACCACATTACTATTAGACATGTCTGCAAGttgcattactttttttttctgaagtgcAAAATATTCAATTTGACGAGGAAAGGAGATTTGGGCCGCCCATGTTGTAAGTCATCTCGGTGCAGTGCTGCACTCTCGTCGTCTTCATCACCTGTCATTAAAACACAAAAGGAAACTTTTATGAtaatgctacaaaaaaaaaaggaataaaagCGCAGTTTGAGGATTTCGACCAAGTACAGACATAAGCTTGCCTCTGTCAGTGACGGTTTGTGAATACAGTGAACATACGGTTTGGGCACTTCTTCAATCTGTCCGTTGTAAGTTTTGTAGCAAACTGCACAGTCAATCAGTGGCTGTAcgaatacacacacaaacaaaccacaacacatgagtCAGACCAGGAAGACTCCCCCACCTTTCACATTCCTGAACCAGAAGGTTCTTACTCTGTCATTCCTGAAGTGACATGCCGTGGTGTTTGCGGCTCCTTTCAGGCACTTGGTGGCTTTAAGGTGGAAGTTATGGTATACGTAGCTCACATTGAATCCATGCTGAGGACAAGAGGAGACGATTAATGCAAATGAATATTCAAACTGTTCAAAAGGTGTAGTTTTAGCATCTCTGAACATTTTTGGTTAAATTTACTCATAAACAATGTCACGTAAAGTGTTATCACAACAAATTCATGCTGTGAAATATGGCATTCCACATGGCTCTATTCTCGATCATCtatctatacacacacatacacgttaGCACCAGCCCAAATTCTGTTCAGTTACAGAACAAATGTTCCCATCTACGCTGATGATTTCCGACTACATGTATGTGACAGGGCTAACTTCATATTGGTCATTGTAGTTAACATTAAATGCCAGGTAACCTCAAACTCAAATTCTAAATTCAGTGCAACCACATAATAGCATCACTTGATATTTGTGTGATTGTCCAGAGTACCATAGACAGAACTTTGTCACCTTTGCCTTACATTTATTacctttaatttgtaaattaatAATTGAATTTTGCATAGTTCTCAGAATGGACTGGTATGTCATTCTACGGAGTTAAATTTGTGTCaatacatgcaaatgcacagcgggtgatctacaaatactcCTTGATTTTCACAagcgttttgtgatccacaaacacaaacttcctttttgtaacttgtgtgttggtttttataaataaatgtgtatttgtatatatattatttttttatttgttaaaaaaaggcatttgcaaatctTTAAACTCCCACACTGTGCGTCACCCAAAAAACAGTCAAACAAAATGAATCTGTTCCCACATTTCATTAAGTGAACTCAATCTCCTACAATGGGCTACGGCCTTTTCTACCTTTGCATTTTTATGCAAAGTTGCATCAAATGTAAAACCTAATTTTTCAACCTCTCCTTTGGTTAGTGTCATTTGCACCACAGCCTTAAGATACATTCAATGGACACTTACAACGTTATTAAGATGATTAAGTCCAATAAATGTGAAACATCGTCTAATGacagaaaaaagaacaaaacGCCACCTGTCAAAATTCAGTCGTCGGTCAAAAGTTGGTTGCACAAGTGGGGAAGTAATAATCTGAAAGTAGATTCATAGAAAGGCATGAAATTCATATCTCAACAACCTATCCATCATTTTTCTgtaattttcagtatgaatagctTTAAATTACACAGACTGAGCACTGCAGATGCAGTATTTGATCTGCAACTAGAGAagcatagagaaggccagaaggaattGCATTGTTTGTTTGCAGACTTAAAGAAAGCTTTTGACTTCATGAGGAAGTCTGGTGTGGTAGAGAAGTATATggaggtggtgcaggatatgtgcaTGGACAGTCACCAcactgagtctggtgtgcttgaggttatAATCAAAGGTCttaaggaagtttttttttttttttttctgaacactattcccagtgtgcttgctcaggggatgAGTCTGGTTAAACCTTATTCAGAAGGAGCACCTTTAAGTGACTGCTATTGTGATcgtcatattaaaaaaaaaaaaattcaacccaaTCCATTCTCCAATTACCTCTTACCTTTATGTGTACCGTAAAGAGAACATTTCCATGTGTGTTGTTGCTATTTGATAGAACACTTGGTTGAACAGATATGAAGGTGAATATTGGTAAATATAGACAGACTGCATTACAGCATAGTTACCTGGATACACGCTTAATGCATGTGGTAGGTGAAAAGGCTGTTACTCATTGTACATACTAGGAAAGTATGGACATCTTAGTTAAATTTAGTCCCCTCGAAGGCAAAGTTAGTATGACAGCACCATCGCCAATGTAGACCTGCGAGTCAGAGTCACATCTTAGCCAAATTGTTGTGACTCAGATGGGCCACATGGGGGCTCGGGAGGTGGTACGCAAAGAAAGCTTGAACCACCTGCTggcagggtgttttttttttttttttttttttaagtatggcCAAAccacatggtcac is from Thalassophryne amazonica chromosome 1, fThaAma1.1, whole genome shotgun sequence and encodes:
- the si:ch1073-406l10.2 gene encoding uncharacterized protein si:ch1073-406l10.2, which translates into the protein MESKMTALLLLLSAGALLFSTNAQEGYGNLPEIYRTGVHLALLKIHSHPGIQQHFLFFRSLQKSDIGHGFNVSYVYHNFHLKATKCLKGAANTTACHFRNDRPLIDCAVCYKTYNGQIEEVPKPYVHCIHKPSLTEVMKTTRVQHCTEMTYNMGGPNLLSSSN